A genomic window from Brevibacillus agri includes:
- the sucD gene encoding succinate--CoA ligase subunit alpha, whose translation MSILVNKNTKVITQGITGATGLFHTRGAVEYGTQMVGGVTPGKGGTEVDGIPIFNTVAEAVEKTGANASVIYVAPPFAADAIMEAVDAELDLVICITEGIPVLDMVKVKRYMEGKKTKLIGPNCPGVITPGECKIGIMPGYIHTPGKVGIVSRSGTLTYEAVHQTSTRGIGQSTAVGIGGDPVKGMEFIDVLKMFNEDPDTEAVIMIGEIGGTAEEEAAEWIAANMKKPVVGFIGGQTAPPGKRMGHAGAIISGGKGTAAEKIAKLEECGVRVAKTPAVIGETLVELLKERGMLEKVLNK comes from the coding sequence TATTCTCGTTAATAAAAATACAAAAGTAATTACACAAGGGATTACCGGTGCAACAGGTTTGTTCCACACTCGCGGAGCCGTTGAATACGGTACACAAATGGTTGGCGGCGTGACTCCAGGTAAAGGCGGAACCGAAGTAGACGGTATTCCAATTTTCAACACCGTAGCAGAAGCGGTAGAAAAAACAGGCGCAAATGCTTCCGTTATCTACGTTGCTCCTCCTTTTGCTGCTGACGCGATCATGGAAGCGGTTGACGCTGAACTGGATCTGGTCATCTGCATCACCGAAGGTATTCCTGTCCTCGACATGGTAAAAGTAAAACGTTACATGGAAGGCAAGAAAACCAAGCTGATCGGACCTAACTGCCCAGGCGTTATCACTCCAGGCGAGTGCAAAATCGGCATCATGCCAGGCTACATTCACACCCCTGGTAAAGTGGGTATCGTATCCCGCTCCGGTACCTTGACTTATGAAGCTGTACATCAAACTTCCACTCGCGGCATCGGTCAATCCACTGCTGTAGGTATCGGTGGCGACCCTGTAAAAGGGATGGAGTTCATCGATGTACTGAAAATGTTCAACGAAGACCCAGACACTGAAGCCGTTATCATGATCGGTGAAATCGGCGGTACGGCGGAAGAAGAAGCGGCTGAATGGATCGCGGCGAACATGAAAAAACCAGTGGTAGGCTTCATTGGCGGACAAACTGCTCCTCCAGGAAAACGCATGGGCCACGCTGGTGCGATCATCTCCGGCGGTAAAGGTACAGCCGCTGAGAAAATCGCGAAGCTCGAAGAGTGCGGCGTTCGCGTAGCGAAAACGCCAGCAGTAATCGGTGAAACACTGGTAGAACTGCTGAAAGAGCGCGGCATGCTGGAGAAAGTGTTGAACAAGTAA